The Gemmatimonadota bacterium genome has a segment encoding these proteins:
- a CDS encoding gamma-glutamyl-gamma-aminobutyrate hydrolase family protein produces MPTTSLLESGIDRGPVTYLDSRYTGWIERYGMAALLISPTHDEASIATLIGLANGLALAGGEDLHPSTFGESPHPRLGTVNGARDHVELRALRLALEAGMPILALCRGAQVLNVAYGGTLWQDLPSQKPGTIAHRQSGAWHSTAHDVRAAPDSRLARVVGAEEFEVNSFHHQAIREVGAGLRATAWAPDGVVEAVEADAGWVVGVQWHPERHPDDAPEEHPDRRLFAAFAEAVRGRAEARAAAA; encoded by the coding sequence ATGCCCACGACGAGCCTTCTGGAGTCCGGTATCGATCGCGGTCCGGTGACGTACCTCGACAGCCGTTACACGGGCTGGATAGAGCGCTACGGCATGGCCGCGCTGCTGATATCCCCGACCCACGATGAAGCCTCGATCGCCACCCTGATCGGCCTGGCGAACGGACTCGCCCTGGCCGGGGGCGAGGATCTGCACCCGTCCACGTTTGGAGAGAGCCCACACCCCCGACTGGGAACGGTCAACGGCGCACGGGATCACGTGGAGCTGCGCGCCCTGCGCCTGGCGCTCGAGGCCGGCATGCCCATCCTCGCGCTGTGCCGCGGCGCCCAGGTTTTGAACGTGGCCTACGGCGGTACGCTGTGGCAGGATCTTCCCAGCCAGAAGCCGGGCACGATCGCGCACCGCCAGAGCGGCGCCTGGCATTCAACCGCGCACGACGTGCGGGCGGCGCCCGACTCGCGCCTCGCGCGTGTCGTCGGCGCCGAGGAATTCGAGGTGAATTCCTTCCACCACCAGGCCATTCGGGAGGTGGGCGCTGGACTGCGCGCCACCGCGTGGGCGCCCGACGGCGTCGTGGAGGCGGTGGAAGCGGACGCGGGGTGGGTCGTGGGCGTCCAGTGGCACCCCGAACGCCATCCCGACGACGCGCCGGAAGAGCACCCCGATCGGCGCCTGTTCGCGGCGTTCGCGGAGGCGGTCAGAGGCAGGGCCGAGGCCCGGGCCGCCGCCGCCTGA